In Saprospiraceae bacterium, a genomic segment contains:
- a CDS encoding OmpA family protein, which translates to MRNIMEIQNVSSGQRQWIIRMAIIQFLLALSILVLFSNCQSGEGNKSEPGVQTESTASALDSGQQVHLVDTDYVHIAGHHSAEAKNQLKALESKNFEKGTLAHQLLDYLKSGVNDFGEEFKFIDLRFVDRTAELNPKFSHEISDLAALMNAFPNLKVKIMSHTDNVGGEKANEILSAKRVEIIKSELASHGIADDRVETKAFGQKFPVGDNKIHEGRLINNRIELMVLSK; encoded by the coding sequence ATGAGAAATATCATGGAAATTCAAAATGTATCGTCCGGCCAACGTCAATGGATTATTAGAATGGCTATCATTCAGTTTCTATTGGCATTGTCCATACTTGTATTATTTAGTAATTGTCAATCCGGTGAGGGAAATAAAAGTGAGCCAGGAGTTCAAACAGAGTCAACAGCTTCTGCATTGGATTCAGGCCAGCAAGTTCATCTCGTAGATACAGACTATGTTCATATAGCCGGGCACCACAGCGCTGAAGCTAAAAATCAACTGAAAGCGCTTGAATCGAAAAATTTTGAAAAAGGGACACTGGCGCATCAATTACTGGACTATCTAAAAAGTGGAGTTAATGATTTTGGAGAGGAATTTAAATTTATTGATCTCCGTTTTGTAGATCGCACAGCAGAGTTGAATCCAAAATTCAGTCATGAAATCTCGGATTTGGCAGCATTGATGAATGCTTTTCCAAACTTGAAAGTAAAGATCATGTCCCATACGGATAATGTCGGTGGCGAAAAAGCGAATGAAATATTATCTGCGAAAAGAGTAGAAATTATTAAATCAGAATTAGCCTCTCATGGAATTGCCGATGATCGCGTAGAAACAAAAGCTTTTGGGCAGAAATTCCCCGTTGGAGATAATAAAATACACGAAGGAAGATTGATCAATAATCGCATCGAACTTATGGTGTTGAGCAAATAA
- a CDS encoding glycosyltransferase, which produces MKELDLSIIIPAFNEEESIPELSDWIVKVISETTLTYEIWFIDDGSTDRTWEAIEKLNKINPNIKGVQFQRNYGKSAALHTGFQNSNGNVVITMDADLQDSPEEIPGLYEMIAKEGYDLVSGWKKVRYDNAISKNLPSKFYNTVSGWMSGVKLHDMNCGLKAYRSNVIKSIEIYGEMHRYIPVIAKSAGFRNIGERVVQHRARKYGYSKFGMSRFVNGFLDLATILFIGKFGKRPMHFFGSFGLVCFFIGFCFVFYLSITKLAFGQVGMTQRPAFFIALVSMIIGSQMFFTGFLAELVTRNASERNHYLISRHLQ; this is translated from the coding sequence ATGAAAGAATTAGATTTATCGATTATCATTCCTGCCTTTAATGAGGAAGAATCCATCCCTGAACTATCAGATTGGATCGTCAAAGTGATCAGCGAAACAACGTTGACTTATGAGATTTGGTTTATAGATGACGGGAGTACAGATCGCACGTGGGAGGCCATTGAAAAATTAAATAAAATAAATCCAAATATTAAGGGCGTACAATTCCAAAGAAACTATGGTAAATCAGCTGCACTTCACACTGGATTTCAAAACAGCAATGGAAATGTCGTAATTACGATGGATGCAGATCTTCAGGATAGTCCGGAAGAAATACCTGGTTTATACGAGATGATTGCAAAAGAAGGATACGATCTGGTTTCCGGTTGGAAAAAAGTAAGGTATGATAATGCAATTTCAAAAAACCTTCCCTCTAAATTCTACAATACCGTTTCTGGTTGGATGAGCGGAGTCAAATTACATGATATGAATTGTGGTTTGAAAGCTTACCGGTCAAATGTCATTAAATCTATAGAAATTTATGGAGAAATGCATCGCTATATTCCGGTCATTGCAAAATCAGCAGGTTTTAGAAATATTGGTGAACGCGTAGTTCAACACAGAGCCCGAAAGTACGGATACAGCAAATTTGGAATGAGTCGTTTTGTCAATGGTTTTCTCGATTTAGCAACGATTTTATTTATTGGTAAATTTGGCAAAAGACCTATGCATTTCTTTGGTTCTTTTGGATTGGTTTGTTTCTTCATTGGATTTTGTTTTGTATTTTATTTATCAATTACAAAATTGGCATTTGGACAAGTCGGAATGACACAACGGCCTGCTTTTTTTATTGCACTTGTAAGCATGATCATTGGTTCACAGATGTTTTTCACGGGATTTCTAGCTGAACTCGTAACGCGCAATGCCAGTGAGCGAAATCATTATCTGATCAGTCGTCATTTACAATAA
- a CDS encoding AAA family ATPase: MPNKFGVNTEHFAQTLLYHLMIESVYQNTHSIQAYVLYSSQSTQSLRKTAMEPGMKEKLIDLRNALIAMHLHMAFHPKSENFILDQLGIQHFAHAESYTKRDAILLLSIYQTLLPHEKDYFKEFTGFIAREQLISKTGRAQSQYIEGLASLWLLSVTEKRKQHMLLSGLRMIEIVSDPQDYPILILEETETEVHLANFRIGDTLVLYRQASALQEQIFKATLIDIQSGKYWIRLRTRQFPEKLRSADANWNIEHDFLDRSFLYQYQNLCDWAKSSPHKRNLLLGIQKPESLKNDIYDLHPETPQAIRPILQKILNAKEYYLVWGPPGSGKTSMVIRFLADALIHKCNENILLLAYTNRAVDEICEVLDWIKKDSGTDYIRIGSRYGVQEKFKTQLLDEKIKSLKGRADTLELIRSTPIFVATIASMQGKKELFELKSFDTVIVDEASQILEVQMVGLLTKFKRFILIGDHMQLPAVSAQTELESKIKADSLRKLMITQLNMSFFERLYLQCKSQHWVDAFTMLELQGRMHQEIMEYPAKMFYEGQLSILPDGLNARQKRNYEDLFKLKSTEFQKLLSKHRTLFVPSNFSENIIGSKTNFLEAELVAKLVQAIYNLYRDNGLNWNEMSLGVITPFRAQIALIKQQLHAHVLPVANQITVDTAERYQGGARDIIILSTVITDASQLTQISSITEQGADRKLNVALTRAKEQIILVGNPDALTESQHYRNLINDYTFLDPNLVQIP, encoded by the coding sequence ATGCCCAATAAGTTTGGTGTAAATACCGAACATTTTGCGCAGACCTTACTTTATCACTTAATGATCGAATCCGTTTACCAAAACACGCATTCGATTCAGGCTTATGTGTTATATTCTTCTCAGTCTACCCAATCGCTCCGCAAAACAGCTATGGAGCCCGGAATGAAAGAAAAATTAATTGATCTTCGAAATGCACTCATCGCGATGCATTTGCATATGGCATTTCATCCAAAATCTGAAAATTTTATACTGGATCAATTAGGGATCCAACATTTTGCACATGCGGAATCATATACCAAGCGGGATGCAATATTGCTATTATCCATATATCAAACTTTGCTGCCTCATGAAAAGGATTACTTTAAAGAGTTTACAGGATTTATTGCCAGAGAACAATTAATATCTAAAACCGGAAGAGCACAGTCTCAATACATTGAAGGATTAGCATCCCTTTGGTTGTTATCAGTTACTGAAAAAAGAAAGCAACACATGCTGCTATCGGGTTTGCGCATGATCGAAATTGTTAGCGATCCGCAAGACTATCCTATCCTCATTTTAGAGGAAACTGAAACAGAAGTTCATTTGGCAAATTTCAGAATCGGAGACACATTGGTGCTTTATAGACAAGCGTCGGCGTTACAAGAACAGATTTTTAAAGCGACGCTGATTGACATTCAATCTGGAAAATACTGGATACGATTAAGGACGCGCCAATTTCCGGAAAAACTTAGGTCTGCAGATGCCAATTGGAACATTGAGCATGATTTTTTGGATAGATCTTTTTTATACCAATATCAGAATTTATGCGATTGGGCAAAATCAAGTCCACATAAAAGAAATTTATTACTTGGTATTCAAAAACCAGAATCATTAAAGAATGATATTTACGATTTACATCCGGAAACGCCACAGGCCATCAGGCCGATTCTCCAAAAAATTCTCAATGCAAAAGAATATTATCTCGTTTGGGGCCCTCCCGGCTCAGGAAAAACCAGTATGGTCATTCGATTTTTGGCAGATGCACTGATTCATAAGTGCAATGAGAATATTTTATTGTTAGCATATACGAATCGGGCAGTTGATGAAATATGCGAAGTATTGGATTGGATTAAAAAAGATTCAGGTACAGATTACATCAGAATTGGTTCAAGATATGGCGTTCAGGAAAAATTCAAAACTCAATTATTAGATGAAAAAATAAAATCCTTGAAAGGACGTGCCGACACCCTGGAACTCATTCGTTCGACACCCATATTTGTGGCCACAATTGCCAGCATGCAAGGTAAAAAAGAACTGTTTGAATTAAAAAGTTTTGATACCGTGATCGTTGATGAAGCAAGTCAAATATTGGAAGTCCAAATGGTGGGCTTACTCACAAAATTCAAAAGGTTCATTCTCATAGGAGATCATATGCAATTACCGGCGGTAAGCGCACAAACTGAACTCGAATCTAAAATTAAAGCCGATAGCTTACGCAAACTAATGATCACTCAATTGAATATGTCTTTTTTCGAACGCTTATACCTTCAATGCAAATCCCAACATTGGGTAGATGCATTTACAATGTTGGAACTCCAGGGAAGAATGCACCAGGAAATCATGGAGTATCCGGCAAAAATGTTTTATGAAGGACAATTGAGCATTCTGCCGGATGGCTTAAATGCACGACAAAAAAGAAATTATGAGGATTTGTTCAAATTGAAGTCCACTGAATTTCAAAAATTGCTAAGCAAACATAGAACGCTGTTTGTACCGAGTAATTTTTCTGAAAATATCATTGGATCCAAAACAAATTTCCTGGAAGCAGAATTGGTTGCAAAGCTCGTTCAGGCAATTTACAATCTTTATAGAGATAATGGATTGAACTGGAACGAAATGAGCCTGGGTGTAATCACTCCGTTCAGAGCCCAGATAGCCCTGATCAAACAGCAGTTACATGCCCACGTGCTGCCGGTGGCAAATCAAATAACTGTAGACACCGCCGAAAGATACCAGGGAGGTGCAAGAGATATTATCATCCTTTCAACAGTGATTACGGATGCTAGTCAATTAACTCAAATTAGTTCAATTACTGAACAGGGTGCTGATCGAAAACTGAATGTTGCACTCACAAGAGCCAAAGAACAAATCATTTTAGTGGGTAACCCGGATGCATTGACTGAATCACAGCATTACAGGAATCTGATCAATGACTACACTTTTTTAGACCCTAATTTGGTGCAAATACCTTGA
- a CDS encoding BatA domain-containing protein gives MQFVFPGFLWALLLLTVPIAIHLFYFRRYKKVYFTNVHLLQELVDETATRNKLRNFLILLSRLLALAAIIIAFAQPVLKSISSQKSIKSLSIYIDNSWSMDSETKEGKLIQQAVKNAKEIVDAHSENDRFQILTNDFEGKHQRIVSKSEAITLAEEIKTGPSFQTLSKIISRQLQCFKNAGIQEGELYIISDFQKINCELDTNILDKNFKLKLIALQSIYENNLSIDSAYFLSPVLIPGIQNKIIFQLTNHGENLIEGLRTTLNLNGQDYPGPSLRIEPGQKAVDSIAVNLLKPGWQKINIKIKDYPIQFDDQYFMTCLTDTSYKILVLQKEKQAISLQNAISSIPYFDLKILSVDQIDYKLFADHKLIILSDLPSISTGLAMEIKKAVKAGTQLLIFPAEQLPTEAYAALNTSLQLPKLSPYQTQTRQVGKINIESDVYNDVFTRISDNIKLPTTQGNYRFEGGLPPDAVMLYRDGSAYLNRYKLENAYIYYSASPLAPEINDLSTNAELFIPLLFKVAFNQELRNAYAYDLGNDPYVEWPFQANAEKADQALVVSGPEELIPTSRMIGTKMILEFYDQVKKSGIYDLKNGDQVLGRLAFNDPRRESDLTCLSFQELESRYSTVATIITPESTDHLYNQVKAEQAGLSIWWWLICLSLVFIFIESLLLRFWKSR, from the coding sequence ATGCAGTTTGTTTTTCCCGGATTTTTATGGGCTCTCCTCTTACTGACTGTACCTATCGCTATCCACCTATTTTACTTCAGACGATATAAAAAAGTATACTTTACCAATGTACATTTGTTGCAAGAGTTGGTGGATGAAACTGCTACCCGCAATAAACTTAGAAATTTTCTGATCTTATTATCCAGATTGTTAGCCCTGGCAGCGATCATCATTGCATTTGCCCAGCCGGTACTCAAAAGCATATCTTCTCAAAAATCTATCAAGAGTCTGAGCATTTATATAGACAATAGCTGGTCAATGGATTCGGAAACCAAAGAAGGGAAATTAATCCAACAAGCAGTTAAAAATGCTAAAGAAATTGTCGATGCGCATTCTGAAAACGACAGATTCCAGATTTTAACAAATGATTTTGAAGGCAAACATCAAAGAATTGTTTCAAAGTCTGAAGCCATAACACTGGCTGAAGAAATTAAAACAGGTCCCAGTTTTCAAACTTTAAGTAAAATTATAAGCCGTCAGCTTCAATGTTTTAAAAACGCTGGAATTCAGGAAGGAGAATTATACATCATTTCTGATTTTCAAAAAATTAATTGTGAACTTGATACGAATATATTAGATAAAAATTTTAAATTAAAATTAATTGCACTTCAAAGCATCTACGAAAATAACCTTAGTATTGACTCCGCTTATTTTTTGTCTCCAGTCCTGATTCCGGGTATTCAGAATAAAATTATTTTCCAGCTTACCAATCATGGTGAAAATCTCATTGAAGGTTTACGCACAACCCTAAATTTAAATGGACAGGATTATCCGGGACCTAGTCTCCGGATTGAACCTGGTCAAAAAGCAGTGGACTCGATCGCTGTAAATCTACTGAAACCAGGTTGGCAAAAAATAAATATTAAGATTAAAGATTATCCAATTCAATTTGATGATCAATATTTCATGACTTGTCTGACAGATACGAGTTATAAAATTTTAGTACTCCAAAAAGAAAAGCAAGCTATTAGTTTACAAAATGCCATTTCTTCTATACCCTATTTTGATTTAAAAATCTTATCCGTTGATCAAATTGATTACAAACTCTTTGCAGATCACAAACTCATTATACTATCCGACCTTCCAAGTATCAGTACTGGATTGGCAATGGAAATAAAAAAAGCGGTCAAAGCAGGCACGCAATTATTGATCTTTCCTGCCGAACAGTTGCCAACTGAGGCTTATGCTGCATTAAACACAAGCTTACAACTACCCAAATTAAGTCCTTATCAAACTCAAACCAGACAGGTAGGAAAAATCAATATTGAGTCTGATGTTTATAATGACGTTTTTACAAGAATTTCAGATAATATTAAGCTTCCGACCACCCAGGGAAATTATCGATTTGAAGGAGGATTACCTCCTGACGCTGTCATGTTATATCGCGATGGAAGCGCTTATTTGAATCGCTATAAACTTGAAAACGCTTATATATATTATTCTGCCAGCCCCCTGGCTCCCGAAATAAATGACCTAAGTACAAATGCAGAGTTGTTTATTCCTTTGCTTTTTAAGGTCGCATTTAATCAGGAACTTCGAAATGCTTATGCATATGATTTAGGTAATGATCCATATGTCGAATGGCCTTTTCAAGCAAATGCCGAAAAAGCAGATCAAGCCTTAGTGGTGAGCGGACCCGAAGAATTGATACCTACCAGTAGAATGATTGGAACTAAAATGATACTTGAATTCTATGACCAGGTTAAGAAGTCGGGTATTTACGATCTAAAAAATGGAGACCAGGTTTTAGGACGTCTGGCATTTAATGATCCGCGCAGAGAATCCGATTTGACTTGCCTTTCCTTTCAGGAATTGGAAAGTAGATATAGTACGGTCGCTACAATTATTACACCAGAATCAACGGACCATTTATACAATCAGGTTAAAGCCGAACAAGCAGGACTGTCAATCTGGTGGTGGTTAATTTGTTTATCATTAGTTTTTATATTTATTGAATCATTATTGCTTCGTTTTTGGAAGTCTCGTTAA
- a CDS encoding DUF1565 domain-containing protein, with protein MRIKHSLFFCLLSSLATAKSFYVSTNGNDLNKGNHWFVPFKTLEKAQDAVRPGDTVHIMRGDYYAKSAFNFEVTRNGTEGKWIVYKNYLNHKPVLYSGSKGVIHVKSSHYISFEGLILDVKNDWIDDAETNLQTGIAIQGVYEEPASHIKIYNCFIKNFKGPAIALENYDFITLSYNRFYNNAWDSKAAAVVLFTKAVETQSTQPYRNYIQSNVFEKNSISKTTSQPVCNPVIKFEYSKSSLLPDQKHALIYNNILYTNGGGGISIENGVAFLIMNNTHYKNAQQDSCEMPEIVISQSTNVLAANNIFFTSSAKPAGKIFNSVNTQFKNNLYYNFSSKESGENDIIADPEFELIDMEKNEYNFRLKGNSPAINAGIDEKIADIDFEGNPRKFDLHTDLGAIEFMQRTLPSLKNLKAGPQSNKLKTYWSSLYLQAQKVYTLWNQEELPFTIRIYDPMGVLIHQDLFMGESSSSYEFDFSRYPNGIYTVVALSNAGNYFDRVKIFPMKQQ; from the coding sequence ATGCGCATAAAACATAGCCTCTTTTTTTGCTTACTTTCGAGCTTAGCAACTGCGAAAAGCTTTTACGTCTCCACTAATGGAAATGACCTGAATAAAGGAAACCATTGGTTTGTCCCTTTTAAAACGCTTGAAAAGGCACAGGATGCAGTGAGACCTGGTGATACGGTTCATATCATGAGAGGTGATTATTACGCCAAATCTGCCTTTAATTTTGAAGTCACCCGTAATGGAACCGAAGGAAAGTGGATCGTTTATAAAAATTACCTCAACCACAAACCAGTACTTTATTCAGGTTCCAAAGGTGTTATTCATGTCAAGTCATCACATTACATCAGTTTTGAAGGATTGATTCTTGATGTAAAAAATGATTGGATCGATGATGCAGAAACAAACTTACAAACAGGTATAGCGATTCAAGGCGTTTATGAAGAACCCGCAAGCCATATCAAAATTTACAATTGTTTTATTAAGAATTTTAAAGGACCTGCGATAGCTTTAGAAAATTATGACTTTATAACTTTGAGTTATAATCGATTTTATAACAATGCTTGGGATTCGAAAGCAGCTGCGGTAGTTTTATTTACAAAAGCTGTAGAAACGCAATCCACGCAACCATATCGAAATTATATACAATCAAATGTTTTTGAAAAAAACAGCATTTCAAAGACAACAAGTCAGCCTGTTTGTAATCCGGTCATCAAATTTGAATACAGCAAGTCAAGTCTGCTGCCAGATCAAAAACATGCGCTGATCTACAACAACATTTTATACACCAATGGAGGCGGTGGTATTTCCATTGAGAATGGAGTGGCGTTTTTAATCATGAACAATACACATTATAAAAATGCACAACAAGATTCCTGCGAAATGCCCGAAATAGTAATATCGCAATCAACGAATGTATTGGCAGCCAATAATATTTTTTTTACATCTAGTGCAAAACCTGCCGGTAAAATATTCAATTCCGTAAATACCCAATTTAAAAATAATCTGTACTATAATTTTTCATCAAAAGAATCAGGTGAGAACGATATTATTGCAGATCCAGAATTCGAGCTGATAGATATGGAAAAAAACGAATATAATTTCAGGCTCAAAGGTAATAGTCCAGCCATAAATGCAGGCATTGATGAAAAAATTGCGGATATAGATTTTGAAGGAAATCCAAGAAAATTTGACCTACATACAGATCTTGGCGCTATAGAGTTTATGCAGCGAACACTTCCTTCCTTAAAAAATCTGAAAGCAGGACCTCAATCCAATAAATTAAAAACATATTGGTCAAGTCTATACCTGCAAGCTCAAAAAGTATATACCCTCTGGAATCAGGAAGAGCTGCCATTTACGATCCGGATCTATGATCCTATGGGTGTCCTTATTCATCAGGATTTGTTTATGGGAGAATCTTCAAGTTCTTATGAATTTGATTTTAGCAGATATCCAAACGGGATTTATACGGTTGTAGCCTTAAGCAATGCAGGGAATTATTTTGATAGGGTTAAAATATTCCCAATGAAGCAGCAGTAG
- a CDS encoding DUF4199 domain-containing protein, producing MFNLENHKTAIKNGLIWGGISIATILVLYLFGMIENVAGNILLFLFGLYMMYQSGVSKRNDLGGYISWKQSLTPIWLTSIISSLLSIPFTWIMYKFIDPGLQERQKEEAVKMIERMRGWLGDAATEAELEKLETQDFASPGQYVLVFFGAIFFYFLISCIIGLIVKRKDQSEIFTKY from the coding sequence ATGTTTAATCTTGAAAATCACAAAACAGCCATCAAGAATGGATTGATCTGGGGAGGCATTAGTATTGCCACTATTTTAGTGTTATACTTGTTTGGCATGATTGAAAATGTAGCTGGAAATATTCTGCTATTTTTATTCGGACTATACATGATGTACCAATCTGGTGTGTCAAAACGCAATGATTTAGGTGGTTATATCAGCTGGAAACAATCCCTGACCCCAATTTGGTTGACTTCTATTATTTCCAGCTTATTGAGTATTCCATTTACATGGATCATGTATAAATTTATTGATCCAGGATTGCAGGAAAGACAAAAGGAAGAAGCTGTAAAAATGATTGAACGCATGCGAGGATGGCTCGGTGATGCTGCTACTGAAGCTGAGCTTGAAAAATTGGAAACACAGGATTTTGCCAGCCCGGGTCAATATGTATTGGTATTTTTCGGTGCCATTTTTTTCTACTTCCTTATTTCCTGTATTATTGGTCTCATCGTGAAAAGAAAAGATCAATCTGAAATTTTCACAAAATACTGA
- a CDS encoding amino acid permease, with the protein MFKEIRRRKPLQQLQESGAQSHLHKVLSSRDLTALGIAAIIGAGSFSSLGEACFKAGPGVVILFIITGIACGFTALCYAEFASRIPVAGSAYTYAYVSFGELAAWIIGWALLMEYSIGNIYVAFSWSDYFTSLMERFNIHIPDWLTCSHMEARKAVENASINQELINAWNNAPLIGNLRIIFDLPAVVINILITALIYIGIRESRNMSNIMVALKLSVILLVIIVGAFLIQAENWFPINEMGQANFMPNGFSGVMTAVSGVFFAYIGFDAISVFAEESKNPQKDLPKGMIYSLIICTVVYIVLAFVLTGVLDYKQFDGIGDPLAYIFEVRGLYWMQMIVAFIAVVAMTSVLLVFQMGQPRIWMSMSRDGLLPEVFQKIHPKYKTPSFATIVTGIVVGLPIFFTDKTFVLDFTSIATLFAFVLVCAGILFIPRNTESTGHFKLWHINGKYLFPILVIGTFFLVSLIFPEYFKHLIDLDGTDHTYKISTLIFWCLLMILALLSYLKELSLIPLLGVTSCSYLLTGMTASNWLWFVSWLGIGLIIYFSYSMHKSKLSNGKQ; encoded by the coding sequence ATGTTTAAAGAGATCCGCCGAAGAAAGCCCCTCCAACAATTACAAGAATCCGGAGCCCAAAGTCATTTACACAAAGTCCTTAGTTCCAGAGATTTAACAGCACTAGGAATCGCTGCGATCATTGGTGCCGGAAGCTTCAGCAGTTTGGGTGAGGCTTGTTTTAAAGCAGGACCGGGCGTGGTTATTTTATTTATCATTACCGGCATTGCCTGCGGTTTTACAGCACTTTGTTATGCTGAATTTGCCAGCAGGATCCCAGTTGCAGGTTCTGCATACACTTATGCTTATGTTTCTTTTGGAGAACTGGCTGCCTGGATCATCGGCTGGGCCTTGCTCATGGAGTATTCTATAGGCAATATCTACGTTGCATTTTCATGGAGTGATTATTTTACTTCACTGATGGAGCGCTTCAATATCCATATTCCCGATTGGCTTACCTGCTCACATATGGAAGCCCGTAAAGCAGTCGAAAATGCAAGTATCAATCAGGAATTGATTAATGCCTGGAACAATGCACCCCTCATCGGAAATCTGAGGATCATATTTGATTTACCTGCAGTGGTCATCAATATTTTAATCACTGCCCTGATTTATATCGGAATCCGCGAATCAAGAAACATGAGCAATATCATGGTTGCGCTAAAACTTTCCGTAATATTATTGGTCATCATTGTAGGTGCTTTTCTCATTCAAGCCGAAAATTGGTTTCCGATCAATGAAATGGGACAAGCCAACTTTATGCCCAATGGCTTCTCAGGTGTAATGACTGCGGTTAGTGGCGTGTTTTTTGCCTACATAGGATTTGATGCGATCAGCGTCTTTGCAGAAGAAAGTAAAAATCCGCAAAAGGATCTCCCTAAGGGAATGATCTATTCGTTGATCATTTGCACGGTCGTCTATATTGTATTAGCCTTTGTTCTCACCGGAGTTTTAGACTACAAACAATTTGATGGCATCGGTGACCCTTTAGCTTATATTTTTGAAGTTCGCGGACTTTACTGGATGCAAATGATCGTAGCTTTTATCGCTGTTGTAGCGATGACCAGTGTGTTACTTGTATTTCAAATGGGACAACCTCGCATATGGATGAGTATGAGTCGAGATGGTCTGCTACCTGAAGTTTTTCAAAAAATTCATCCAAAATATAAAACGCCTTCCTTTGCTACCATTGTTACGGGTATCGTTGTTGGTTTGCCCATCTTTTTTACAGACAAAACTTTTGTTTTAGATTTTACCAGTATTGCCACTTTATTTGCATTTGTGCTGGTATGTGCAGGCATCTTATTCATTCCGCGGAATACGGAATCAACTGGTCATTTTAAATTATGGCATATCAATGGTAAATACTTATTTCCCATCCTGGTTATTGGTACGTTCTTTCTGGTATCCTTAATCTTTCCTGAGTATTTTAAACATTTAATTGATTTGGATGGAACAGATCACACTTATAAAATCTCAACTTTGATTTTTTGGTGTCTGCTGATGATATTAGCCTTGCTTTCTTATTTAAAAGAGCTTTCATTGATCCCTTTACTTGGCGTTACGAGCTGCAGCTATTTGCTCACGGGTATGACGGCTTCCAATTGGCTCTGGTTTGTGAGCTGGTTAGGAATTGGACTGATTATTTATTTTAGTTATAGCATGCATAAAAGTAAGTTGAGTAACGGAAAGCAGTAG